The nucleotide sequence CGCACATAAGCCTCGGTAAAGCGGCTCGCCAGCGGCGAATCGACGATGATCTCCAAATCCTCCCAGGGCAGGCCCGGCGCCGCCTCCTGCCCGCCCCGGCGGTGAATGATCTCTTCCACCTCGTAAAGCAGTTCCTGAGTGCGGCCGATGCTGAAGGCCGGCACCAGCACCACGCCGCGATCGGCCAGGGCATGCTCAAGGACCGCCTGCAGACGAGAACGCCGGGAGCGGCGATCTTCATGGACGCGATCGCCGTAGGTGCTCTCCAGCACCACCACATCCGCCCCGTAAGGCGAGCGCGGCGCAGGCAAAAGCGGCGCGTAAGGCGCGCCGAGATCACCGGAGAAGAGCACCCGCGACTCATCGCCGCGCACGTCTTTGACCCGGCACTCTACGTAGGCCGAACCCAGAATATGCCCGGCGCGTTGCAGCTTGATGTCGAGGTGGGTCGCGCCGCTGACCGCTACCTGCCGCCATCGCCCGTAGGGCAGAGCCACCAGGCGCTGCTCGAGCAGGGCGAGAAATTTCTCAATCAAGCGCTGATCGCGGGTGAAGCCGATCTTGAGCGCATCTTCCAGCACCAGGGGCAGCAAGAGCGCGGTGGGTTCGCTGCAATAGATGGGGCCGGAAAAACCGGCAGCGAGCAGATAGGGGATGCGCCCCACATGGTCGATGTGGGCGTGGGTGACCACCAGGGCCTTGAGATGAGCGATGGGAAAGTCGATTTCCAGGGGTGAACGTTCATCGGAAGCGCCGCGCCCTTCCGCCTCCTCCCCCTGAAACAGGCCGCAGTCGATCAGCAGACCGTTATGCGCATCCAGGCGCAGCTCATGGCAGGAGCCGGTGACGCCGTCCTTGCCGCCGTGATGCACCAGGGCGGGAAAATCGTCCATATCCCCCTCCGTTTTTATCCGTCCATCCGTCCCGCGCTATCCCTGGCGAGGGAATCCGGCAAAAATTCAATCCATCAGAACGCGCGTTTCAATAGACCTCCGCCTCGGCGAAGCGCCGACCAAGGCGATCTTTTTCCGCAAGCAGGGGCGCCATCGTCAGCGGCCAGCCGATGGACAGATCCGGGTCATCCCAGACGATGGAGCGTTCATGCTGGGGCGCATAGTAATCGGTGGTTTTGTAAAGAACCTCGGCAACCTCCGACACCACCAAAAACCCATGGGCGAAGCCGGGCGGGATCCATATCTGGTGTTTGTTTTCCGAGGAAAGGCAGACGCCCACCCATCGGCCGAAGTTCGCCGAATTCCTGCGGAGATCCACCGCCACGTCAAAAATCTCGCCGAGGATGCAGCGCACCAGCTTACCCTGGGACTGGGCGATCTGATAGTGCAGACCACGCAGCACCCCCTTGGCCGAACGCGAATGATTATCCTGCACGAAATGCACGTCGAGACCCGTGGCTTCACGAAACACCCGCTCGTTGTAGCTCTCGTAGAAAAAACCCCGGTCGTCGCCGAACACTTTGGGCTCTAAAATGAGAACCTCTGGAATATCGGTCTCGACCACCTTCACAGCGCCGCCCCATCGCGCAAAATCATTTCAAGATAGTCCCGATAACTTGACCTGGGAGTGTCCTCGGAGATTTTGCGCAGCTGCTCATCGTCGATGAATCCCCGCCGCCAGGCGATTTCCTCGAGACAAGCGATCTTGAGGCCTTGGCGTGCTTCCAGAGTACCGATGAAATGGCTGGCCTCAAGCAGGCTTTGATGAGTGCCCGTATCCAGCCAGGCAATGCCGCGCCCGAGGCGCTCCACCGTCAGTTCGCCGCGCCCTAGGTAGGCATTGTTGAGATCGGTGATTTCCAGTTCGCCGCGCGCCGAAGGGGTCAACCCCCGGGTCATTTCGACCACCTTGTGGTCATAGAGATAGAGGCCCGGTACCGCGTAGTGGGACTTGGGACGCTGGGGTTTCTCCTCGATGCTGAGCACCTGACCCGCGGCGTCGAATTCCACCACGCCGTAGCGCTGCGGGTCGGTGACCGGATAGCCGAACACACGCGCTCCGCCGCTGAATTCGGCAACGATGCGATCCAGCCCCATCTTGCCGTAGAAGATATTGTCGCCGAGAATCAAGCACACGGGCTGACCGGCAATGAAGTCCTCGCCCACCAGAAAGGCCTGGGCAATGCCCTTAGGCTCGGGCTGCACGGCGTAGAAGAGTCGAATGCCGTAGCGGCCGCCGTCGCCCAGCAGGGCCTCGAAGCGCGGCGTGTCCTGGGGGGTGGAGATGATCAGGATCTCCTGGATGCCCGCCATCATGAGGGTCGCCAGGGGATAATAGATCATCGGTTTGTCGTAGACCGGCTGCAGTTGCTTACTGGCGACCAGGGTCAGGGGATAAAGGCGGGTGCCGGCGCCGCCGGCCAGAACGATTGCTTTTTTGATTCCAGACATCATGTCCCTCGAAAAATTACTTGACGAAACCATCCGGCGATGAAAGAACCCCGTGATTAATTCCCATTCCCCCGCAGCCCCAACCGCTCCCGCCGGTAGCTACCGTCCTGCACACGGCGACACCAATCAAGATTGTCCAGATACCAGTGCACGGTCTTGCGGATACCCGACTCGAAGGTTTCTCGCGGTGTCCAACCGAGTTCGCGCTGAATCTTGCCGGCGTTGATGGCGTAGCGGTGATCGTGGCCGGGACGGTCGGCGACAAAAGTGATCAGATCGGCATAACGAGCCACCCCCGCCGGTTTTTTCGGGGCCAGCTCTTCCAGCAAACCGCACAGGGTCCGCACCACCTCGATGTTCTGCTTCTCATTGTGACCGCCGATGTTGTAGGTCTCACCAATCTTGCCCCGGGTGACGACCTCGTAGAGAGCGCGGGCGTGATCCTCGACGTAGAGCCAGTCGCGGACCTGGTTGCCCTTGCCGTAAACCGGCAGGGGCTTGCCCTCCAAGGCATTGAGGATCATCAGGGGGATGAGTTTCTCGGGGAAATGGTAGGGACCGTAGTTGTTCGAGCAGTTGGTGATTAGGGTCGGCAGGCCGAAGGTGCGACGCCAGGCGCGCACCAGATGGTCGGAGCTGGCCTTGCTGGCGCTATAGGGGGAACTCGGCGCGTAGGGAGTCTGCTCGGTGAACAGATGCTCGGGCCCCTCGAGATCGCCGTAGACCTCGTCGGTGGAGATGTGATGGAAGCGAAACCCCGCCTTTCGTTGCGCATCCAGCCCCTGCCAGTAGCCACGCGCCACTTCCAGAAGGCAGTAGGTGCCGACGATATTGGTCTGGATGAAATCCCCTGGGCCGTCGATGGAGCGGTCCACGTGGCTTTCGGCGGCGAGGTGCATGACGGCGTCGGGCTGATGATCCCGAAACACCCGCGCCAACGCCTCGCGATCACAGATATCGACTTGCTCGAAGGCGTAGCGCTCGCTGTCGCTCACCGAGGCGAGGGACTCCAGGTTGCCGGCATAGGTCAGCTTGTCGACATTGACGACGAAATCAGGGGTATTCTTAAGTATATGACGGATGACCGCCGAACCGATAAAACCGGCACCACCGGTAACCAAGACCTTCAAAGTCGTCCTCCATTGCGCTGCGAATCATCGCGATACACTCCCGCCACCCCTGGGACGAGGATGTCCGAAGGAGACGAACCGCAGCAAGGTTTCTTCGATATCTTTCCAACAACTAGTCGAGGAGGCAGGCTCGAAACCTACGTGGCGGTATTTAGTAACTGCCCTCGCGCACGAACACGACCCGCACCGTTTTAAACAGCAGCTTGATATCGAGCCAAAGACGCCATTCGTCGATGTATTGTAGATCCAGCCGGCAGATTTCGTCAAAATCCTGAATTTCGTTGCGGCCGCTCACCTGCCACAATCCCGTAATGCCGGGCTTGATGCTGATTCGCCGACGCTGCCAGTTTTCATACTGCGCGACTTCATCGGGCGTCGGCGGCCGGGTGCCGACCAGGCTCATCTCGCCCTTGAGCACGTTCCAGAACTGGGGCAACTCATCGAGGCTGGTCTTGCGCAGGAAATGTCCGAAGGGGAAAATTCGCGGATCATCCTTGATCTTGAAAATCGCCCCCTTCATCTCGTTTTGCGCCAGCAACTCCTTTTTTCGCTCCTCGGCGTCGAGATACATGCTGCGAAACTTCCAGCACGTGAAAATGCGCCCGTTTTCACCCACCCGCTCTTGGCCGAAGAAGATCGGCCCCGGCGAATCGCGCTTGATCCGATAAGCGATAAAGGGCAGCAGCAGCACCAGGATGCCAAGGCCGACCAAGGCCCCGAGGATATCCAGGCCGCGCTTGAGAAAAAGCTGCTGGGCATCGAGGGATTTGGTATGAAACGTCAGCATGGGAATTTCGTCGTGGAAAAAGCCCAACTGCCGCTTAGATTTGCGTAGGTCGAAAAAATCCAGCGCCATGCGCACCGTCACCCCCATTTCCGCCAACTCGCGCAGATGGGCCTCGACGTCCACGACATAGTGGGACGGAACGCAAAAAATCACTTCATCCACCGGATGTTCCTTGCACACCGCGACGACGTCGTCCACCGCGCCCAGAACCTCATGCTCCTCCACCTGCTCCTGCCTGGGATCCTCGGGAATGCGCAAAAATCCGATGACTTTCAGACCCCAATCGGCATGATGCTCGACCAGACGATGAAACCGCCGCGCCTTGCTCTGGGTGCCGACGATGAGCAGATTGCGCGTGTTGTACCCGAGCATCCGCGCCCTCCCCAGCAACAGGCGCGCTCCGAGCTTTACCAGAACCAGCAGACCAAAGGAGAACAGCACGAAAAGCAGGTACAGTGATCGACTGTAGTGATCCTTATCGATGAAATAGATCGCCGCGGCGAGAATGACCGTCCCGATCACATGCGCATTGAACAAGCGGGTGAAAAGGTCGAAGGGCGCCAGTTGCCGGAAGGAACCATGAAGGCCGTACCGATCGAAAAGATAGTACCAAACGGGGAAGGCGAACAGCAGAATCCACAGATAATCCCGCAGATCCGTCACCTGATCGCCGAATTGCTTGCGCACCCCATAGGCGGCGAGCAGAGCGGCGACGAGCAAAATAAAGTCCAAAACGATGGAAATTTTTCGGATGAGCGACGCTTGCTGCTTGAGCATGGGAAATGCCCCCTCTGGAGATGCGCCTGACTGGATTACATTGCAAATGAATCACTGCAAGGAGTCGCGACAAAACCACAACGGTCGCCATCGACACCAAGACCCGCAATCCCGAAAAGCAATCGTGGAATGCGTAAACGATAAAACTAAACTAAACCAGACACCCTTGTCTATACGGAAGTCCAGCCTCTTTCCATGGGTGTGCCGGCCGACATAAAAGTCCAGCCTGAGGGCTGAAAATCAGGGCTTATCCGCTTTTATCCGCCCTGATCTGTGTTCAACAAAATGCCTTTAAAGATCGCCGCCTTGCCCCGGCCCCTCTCAGTGTCCTCAGTGCCTCAGTGGTTCCAGGCTCTTTGCATTTTGCCATGGACGGCCAGCCAGCCTGCTAATCGATTAAACAATGCCCCTATTAGCTTTCATGAATTCGGTGGCATGAAACACTGTCGGTGGGATTCGAAAATCATCAATATTTCGATGACCTGCTGCTGCACACGATAAACGATTCGATGGTTGCCCTCGACAACCTCCCGCAACCTGCTATTGGGCAACTCAGGCACACGACGACCGGCCTCCGGATAGTCCTTGAGAATATCGGTGCGCGCGATCAGCTTCTCAACGAGGAAAACCGCCGCAGCCGGATCATCCTGTGCAATATATTCCTCAATGTCCGTCAAGCAGTTCAGGGCGTGCTCAGTCCAAACAATTTTCATCGTGATTGCCGTTGCAGCCGAGCAGCATTCAACCTTTCGCGCAATTCATCGGTCTCCAGGGTGCGCTCGCTTTGCGCATCGGACAAACCGATGGCCAATGATTCCAAAAACCGCTGCTGCTCCCTCATCCGGTCATACTCGCCAGGCGACACCAGAACGCCGGTGGCACGACCATTCTGGGTAATGATGACCGGCCCATCCAACTGCTTTAAATACCGGGCAGCATGGGCCTTAAATTCTCCAAGGGGTACAACGCCTTCGGCGACGCGAATATCTTTCACGGGGAGTTCCTTTCACAGGGCAGATTCGGACCTAAATACTACCTCGAATCCGGACCTGTCTCAACACCCAGAAGATTATAGGCTCTTGGCGAACGCAGATAAAAGCGGATGGACGCGGATGAAAAGCAAAGACAAAAGCTGCTCACCACTGAGAACACTGAGGGAAAACCAAAAAACCAAGACCTGGCATTGGGGATTGAATATCGGGCTTTATCCGCCCCTATCCGCCCTGATCTGCGTTCGACAAAAAGCCGTTAAAGTCTGATGCTTTACCCCTGCAGCGACTCGATCTCAAGATTTCGCCACCTCATGCTTCACCCGCTCACATTCACCTGCCACCACGTCCACCAGAACAGCCCAGAACGCCTCCTGCGCCAACGTTTCGGTCACAACCGCCGGCGGCAGAAAGCGCCGCATTTCCGACAAAAAATCCTTTTGACACGAAGGGTCAGACTCTAACAAAGCAAGGCGCTGCTCGATCCGATTCAAAAAATCGACTCGCTCCAGGCAACGATCTGTAACCTTGCGCAACACCAAGTCCACCGGCACCGCGATGCCCTGTTGATGCAGCCAGACGATATCCCAGAGATCGCGGTTCTTTAGGCGGTTCGGTCGCAGGGCAAAGGCAACAATTTTGTCGGCGAAAATCTCTTCCCGGCTCTGTGCCTGCAATATCAGGCCCGAAGTTCCCATGTCGACCGCATAATGGTTGCGCAGCATCATGGGCCGCAGATCATGACTGGGAAGCGCACAAACGTCGATATTGATGCGTTGGGCGGGCAGATGCTTGCGGTCGGGGCGCGTCACCAGCCGCAGTTTCCAGGTATCGACATTGCCTTCTTCGCGAACCGGCTCACTGACGGTCACCGGCAATCCATATTTGACCTCCAGCCGTTCCACCAGGACGGATCCGAGCTCCGCCAGGGCGTCCTTGGCAAATTCCGCCCCTCCGGTAAAATCCAGATCCTCACTCAATCGCGGCGAGCCATAGCAGGCGCGCAGACAGGTTCCGCCGATAAACGTCAGCTTCTGCAAAAAACCGGCGCGGCTCATCTCGCGCAGGATGTCATGATGCAGCAACTCTTTCTCCACCACGACCCGCAGAGGGGCAAACTGCGGCAGGCTGCGTATCGCCTCATCGACCAGGTGATCAAACAAGCTCATCGGCAAGGCCCCAATCCACCAGATCGGTATTACGACGGGTCAGTTTCATGTCCAACAGGGCCAATGCCACCGAAGCCCGCCAGAGGCGGCATTGCGGGTCATAGCTTAACTGGCCGGCAACATCGGCGGGTTTGCGCTTGGTGTGAATGAATTCAATGTGTCCGAAATCCCCACAATCCACGATATGGCTGCGCCCGGAGGACATCAGGGTGATCCAGTTCAAAGGAATCTGGGAAATGACCCCGGCGTCGCTCAACACTGTTTCGAGGCTCAGGTAATTGAAAGCATCGGCACGCAGTTTCGCAGCGGCGTGAAACAACACCAGCCCGGCTGGATAGGCGACCCGCGGATAAAGATAGATGCCCTTGCAGACCCGCTTGAGCAGGCCGGTCTTTTGCGCGCGACTCAGCAATGCCTTAAATGCCCCGGACGCGGAATCCGGCAGTGCGCCGCGCAGATCATCCAAGGCAAAAAGATAAGTCTCCGCACTGGCAAGATTTTCCAAAACTCGGCTGAGTTGTGTCATCGGCTGCATCAAAAGGTCCACAAAAAGTGACAGTATTTATAACTTTATGTGTACCATCAATGCCTATGATGTTCAACTTTTGATTTCTTAAGCCATGGGGGCTGATTTTCGGAAGGAGCGGTGATCAATAATCTGACGCAGGCAAAGGCAAAACTCGCAAGCGGCTCACCACTGAGTCACTGAGATCACTGAGGAAAATCCAAAAAACAAGGTGCAGCCTTTTGGGTTACTATCAGGCTTTATCCGCCTTGATCCGCCCTGATCTGCGTTCGACAATAAGCCTTTAAAGGCTGTCGCCTTGACCCTGCCCCTCTCAGTGCCCTCTGTGCCTCAGTGGTTCCAGGCTTGTGCTTCTTGCCTTCCAGGGGGCCATGCATTTTCCGCAAAAAACTCAAAATATCAAGGACGTCCCCCTCGAGATGCCTTAATCGCGACTAAGGGCGATCTGGATTCTTCGACAAACGGATCTTTTCCCGCACCAACATAAACAAAAATTTTGTATTGGTGACGAGATAGCGCTTCCACATGCGA is from Geoalkalibacter sp. and encodes:
- the rfbB gene encoding dTDP-glucose 4,6-dehydratase — translated: MKVLVTGGAGFIGSAVIRHILKNTPDFVVNVDKLTYAGNLESLASVSDSERYAFEQVDICDREALARVFRDHQPDAVMHLAAESHVDRSIDGPGDFIQTNIVGTYCLLEVARGYWQGLDAQRKAGFRFHHISTDEVYGDLEGPEHLFTEQTPYAPSSPYSASKASSDHLVRAWRRTFGLPTLITNCSNNYGPYHFPEKLIPLMILNALEGKPLPVYGKGNQVRDWLYVEDHARALYEVVTRGKIGETYNIGGHNEKQNIEVVRTLCGLLEELAPKKPAGVARYADLITFVADRPGHDHRYAINAGKIQRELGWTPRETFESGIRKTVHWYLDNLDWCRRVQDGSYRRERLGLRGNGN
- a CDS encoding sugar transferase, with amino-acid sequence MLKQQASLIRKISIVLDFILLVAALLAAYGVRKQFGDQVTDLRDYLWILLFAFPVWYYLFDRYGLHGSFRQLAPFDLFTRLFNAHVIGTVILAAAIYFIDKDHYSRSLYLLFVLFSFGLLVLVKLGARLLLGRARMLGYNTRNLLIVGTQSKARRFHRLVEHHADWGLKVIGFLRIPEDPRQEQVEEHEVLGAVDDVVAVCKEHPVDEVIFCVPSHYVVDVEAHLRELAEMGVTVRMALDFFDLRKSKRQLGFFHDEIPMLTFHTKSLDAQQLFLKRGLDILGALVGLGILVLLLPFIAYRIKRDSPGPIFFGQERVGENGRIFTCWKFRSMYLDAEERKKELLAQNEMKGAIFKIKDDPRIFPFGHFLRKTSLDELPQFWNVLKGEMSLVGTRPPTPDEVAQYENWQRRRISIKPGITGLWQVSGRNEIQDFDEICRLDLQYIDEWRLWLDIKLLFKTVRVVFVREGSY
- a CDS encoding type II toxin-antitoxin system Phd/YefM family antitoxin codes for the protein MKDIRVAEGVVPLGEFKAHAARYLKQLDGPVIITQNGRATGVLVSPGEYDRMREQQRFLESLAIGLSDAQSERTLETDELRERLNAARLQRQSR
- a CDS encoding type II toxin-antitoxin system RelE/ParE family toxin → MKIVWTEHALNCLTDIEEYIAQDDPAAAVFLVEKLIARTDILKDYPEAGRRVPELPNSRLREVVEGNHRIVYRVQQQVIEILMIFESHRQCFMPPNS
- a CDS encoding MBL fold metallo-hydrolase RNA specificity domain-containing protein, which translates into the protein MDDFPALVHHGGKDGVTGSCHELRLDAHNGLLIDCGLFQGEEAEGRGASDERSPLEIDFPIAHLKALVVTHAHIDHVGRIPYLLAAGFSGPIYCSEPTALLLPLVLEDALKIGFTRDQRLIEKFLALLEQRLVALPYGRWRQVAVSGATHLDIKLQRAGHILGSAYVECRVKDVRGDESRVLFSGDLGAPYAPLLPAPRSPYGADVVVLESTYGDRVHEDRRSRRSRLQAVLEHALADRGVVLVPAFSIGRTQELLYEVEEIIHRRGGQEAAPGLPWEDLEIIVDSPLASRFTEAYVRLKPFWDAEAQRRARAGRHPLSFEQLTTVDSHADHLRTVDYLQRTRRPCVVIAGSGMCAGGRIVNYLKALLGEPSTDVLFVGYQAAGTPGRAIQQYGPRGGYVVLDGARRDIRAQVHTLSGYSAHADQKYLLNFVQRMRRRPRVVHLVHGEATAKAALKLELEALGIAVRC
- the rfbA gene encoding glucose-1-phosphate thymidylyltransferase RfbA, with the protein product MMSGIKKAIVLAGGAGTRLYPLTLVASKQLQPVYDKPMIYYPLATLMMAGIQEILIISTPQDTPRFEALLGDGGRYGIRLFYAVQPEPKGIAQAFLVGEDFIAGQPVCLILGDNIFYGKMGLDRIVAEFSGGARVFGYPVTDPQRYGVVEFDAAGQVLSIEEKPQRPKSHYAVPGLYLYDHKVVEMTRGLTPSARGELEITDLNNAYLGRGELTVERLGRGIAWLDTGTHQSLLEASHFIGTLEARQGLKIACLEEIAWRRGFIDDEQLRKISEDTPRSSYRDYLEMILRDGAAL
- a CDS encoding nucleotidyl transferase AbiEii/AbiGii toxin family protein, which codes for MSLFDHLVDEAIRSLPQFAPLRVVVEKELLHHDILREMSRAGFLQKLTFIGGTCLRACYGSPRLSEDLDFTGGAEFAKDALAELGSVLVERLEVKYGLPVTVSEPVREEGNVDTWKLRLVTRPDRKHLPAQRINIDVCALPSHDLRPMMLRNHYAVDMGTSGLILQAQSREEIFADKIVAFALRPNRLKNRDLWDIVWLHQQGIAVPVDLVLRKVTDRCLERVDFLNRIEQRLALLESDPSCQKDFLSEMRRFLPPAVVTETLAQEAFWAVLVDVVAGECERVKHEVAKS
- the abiEi gene encoding type IV toxin-antitoxin system AbiEi family antitoxin, encoding MQPMTQLSRVLENLASAETYLFALDDLRGALPDSASGAFKALLSRAQKTGLLKRVCKGIYLYPRVAYPAGLVLFHAAAKLRADAFNYLSLETVLSDAGVISQIPLNWITLMSSGRSHIVDCGDFGHIEFIHTKRKPADVAGQLSYDPQCRLWRASVALALLDMKLTRRNTDLVDWGLADELV
- the rfbC gene encoding dTDP-4-dehydrorhamnose 3,5-epimerase, whose protein sequence is MKVVETDIPEVLILEPKVFGDDRGFFYESYNERVFREATGLDVHFVQDNHSRSAKGVLRGLHYQIAQSQGKLVRCILGEIFDVAVDLRRNSANFGRWVGVCLSSENKHQIWIPPGFAHGFLVVSEVAEVLYKTTDYYAPQHERSIVWDDPDLSIGWPLTMAPLLAEKDRLGRRFAEAEVY